One genomic region from Conexibacter woesei DSM 14684 encodes:
- a CDS encoding PAS domain-containing sensor histidine kinase — MLPSLERSLVDSLPALVFVKDLAGRYLLLNRAARQMFGSCAGMVDADVFRRDQVRLLSAQDEHVAMREQPFQFHHELWFRERRLDYLTIKFPLLADDGELYAIGGFATDVSLLRRAEDEALEAWRAAERASDTKSHLIAQVSHELRAPLQSILGYSQLLKSLTHDSDEVRISESIANAGEHLLSLANDLLDTMRPGAPASSVSGDAIDPCQLVNEVIEMIRPLAAQRMVSLGRDVHAGLGLYVRGDRRRLKQVLINLMSNAVRYGVAHGDVIVRLERVPGSRLRFVVVNDGASIRPEHAERLFAPFDRLGQNVSAEGSGLGLALSRSFMEAMDGTIGIQESSAAGTAFYLELPIAAGASADPFAPAREAPLRVREDVRGRVLHVEDSAEQAQLMRDALARLLPNVELLHEASGRAALLRARTSDVDLLLVDMHLPDLSGEELLAGLAGLDVIVLSGLVTTEGVARARALGAIDYLAKPVDLARLQRAIVASLGSVTAL; from the coding sequence ATGCTCCCATCGCTTGAGCGATCCCTCGTCGACTCGCTTCCGGCACTCGTATTCGTCAAGGATCTCGCCGGTAGATACCTGCTGCTCAATCGGGCGGCTCGGCAGATGTTCGGCTCATGCGCGGGGATGGTCGACGCCGACGTCTTCCGTCGCGACCAGGTGAGGCTGCTGAGCGCGCAGGACGAGCACGTCGCGATGCGCGAGCAGCCGTTTCAGTTCCACCATGAGCTGTGGTTCCGGGAGCGCCGGCTCGACTACCTCACGATCAAGTTCCCGTTGCTCGCCGACGACGGCGAGCTGTACGCGATCGGCGGCTTCGCGACGGACGTCTCGCTGCTGCGGCGCGCAGAGGACGAGGCGCTCGAGGCGTGGCGCGCGGCCGAGCGGGCGAGCGACACCAAGAGCCATCTGATCGCGCAGGTGAGTCACGAGCTGCGTGCACCGCTCCAGTCGATTCTCGGATACAGCCAGTTGCTCAAGTCGCTCACGCACGACAGCGACGAGGTCCGCATCAGCGAGTCGATCGCGAACGCGGGCGAGCATCTGCTGTCGCTCGCCAACGACCTGCTCGACACGATGCGTCCCGGCGCGCCGGCGTCGAGCGTGTCCGGCGACGCGATCGACCCGTGCCAGCTCGTCAACGAGGTGATCGAGATGATCCGTCCGCTCGCCGCGCAGCGGATGGTCTCGCTCGGGCGCGACGTCCACGCCGGGCTCGGCCTGTACGTGCGGGGCGACCGGCGGCGACTCAAGCAGGTGCTGATCAACCTCATGAGCAACGCCGTCCGCTACGGCGTCGCGCACGGCGACGTGATCGTGCGGCTCGAGCGCGTGCCCGGATCACGGCTGCGCTTCGTGGTCGTCAACGACGGTGCGAGCATTCGACCCGAGCACGCGGAGCGGCTGTTCGCCCCCTTCGACCGGCTCGGGCAGAACGTCTCAGCGGAGGGGTCGGGGCTCGGACTGGCGCTCTCGCGCTCGTTCATGGAGGCGATGGACGGGACGATCGGGATACAGGAGAGCAGCGCGGCCGGCACCGCGTTCTACCTCGAACTGCCGATCGCGGCGGGTGCGAGCGCCGATCCGTTCGCGCCTGCCCGCGAGGCGCCGCTCCGCGTGCGCGAGGACGTGCGCGGCCGCGTGCTGCACGTCGAGGACTCCGCCGAGCAGGCGCAGCTGATGCGCGACGCGCTCGCGCGGCTGCTGCCGAACGTCGAGCTGCTGCACGAGGCGAGCGGTCGCGCCGCCCTGCTGCGTGCACGCACCTCCGACGTCGACCTCCTGCTCGTCGACATGCACCTGCCGGACCTGAGCGGCGAGGAGCTGCTCGCCGGGCTCGCCGGGCTCGACGTGATCGTCTTGTCGGGCCTCGTCACGACCGAGGGCGTCGCGCGCGCCCGCGCGCTCGGCGCCATCGACTACCTCGCGAAGCCGGTCGACCTCGCTCGCCTGCAACGTGCGATCGTCGCCAGCCTCGGCTCCGTGACCGCCCTGTGA
- a CDS encoding response regulator transcription factor produces MSPPPALVVVAEDHPVYREGIVRLIEADPRFELVAAVGDGREALAEIRGRAPAVAVLDIGLPGIGGIEIMEAITREHLPTRAVCLSALEDSVTVHRAISAGARAFLPKGSSGDEIVEAVSVVADGGSLLPRAVHDTLTMALRQRSEVPAGPVLSTRELEVLRLASDGLTVSAIAQALIIGDATVKTHLQHIYDKFGVSDRAAAVAHGFRLGFLR; encoded by the coding sequence GTGAGCCCGCCGCCGGCGTTGGTGGTCGTCGCAGAGGACCATCCGGTCTACCGCGAGGGGATCGTCCGCCTGATCGAGGCGGATCCGCGCTTCGAGCTCGTCGCCGCGGTCGGCGACGGTCGCGAGGCGCTTGCGGAGATCCGCGGTCGAGCGCCGGCCGTCGCCGTGCTCGACATCGGCCTTCCCGGCATCGGCGGGATCGAGATCATGGAGGCGATCACGCGCGAGCACCTGCCGACGCGGGCGGTCTGCCTGTCCGCGCTCGAGGACAGCGTGACCGTCCACCGCGCCATCTCCGCCGGCGCGCGCGCGTTCCTGCCGAAGGGGTCCTCGGGAGACGAGATCGTCGAGGCGGTCTCCGTCGTCGCCGACGGCGGCAGCCTGCTCCCGCGGGCCGTTCACGACACGCTCACGATGGCGCTGCGCCAGCGCAGCGAGGTGCCGGCCGGGCCGGTGCTCTCGACGCGCGAGCTGGAGGTGCTGCGCCTCGCCTCCGACGGCCTGACCGTGTCCGCGATCGCACAGGCGCTCATCATCGGGGACGCGACCGTGAAGACGCACCTGCAGCACATCTACGACAAGTTCGGCGTCTCCGACCGCGCCGCCGCGGTCGCGCACGGCTTCCGGCTCGGCTTCCTGCGCTGA
- a CDS encoding Glu/Leu/Phe/Val dehydrogenase family protein, with protein sequence MSTRLSPLDHERLIARRGARSGLLCIVAVHSTAAGFACGGMRILGYEDRWQGVDDALRLSRGMTYKCAAAGLAHGGGKGVIALAPGEPLEGERRIAALHDFGDLVESLDGAYGTSADVGSSAEDMVHVRERTRHAYSLPARHGGGGEPSAPTAAGLERALDATCRARFASDDVGGRTVAVLGLGQVGGRIARRLAARGAALTVSDVDPAKQALAAELGATWVDPDTALTADVDVLVPCALGGVLNEDSVPRLRCRAIVGAANNQLAHDGVADLVHARGILWAPDFVANAGGVIYAVTVDVDGGSWHDPGAHLDVIGENLDAIFTRAAAEGTTPLHEAMALAEARIAGHGAGAGR encoded by the coding sequence GTGTCCACCCGCTTGTCGCCTCTCGACCATGAGCGCCTGATCGCACGGCGCGGCGCCCGCTCCGGCCTCCTCTGCATCGTCGCAGTGCACTCGACCGCAGCCGGCTTCGCCTGCGGCGGCATGCGGATCCTCGGCTACGAGGACCGCTGGCAGGGCGTCGACGACGCACTGCGGCTGTCGCGCGGCATGACGTACAAATGCGCCGCCGCCGGTCTGGCCCACGGCGGCGGCAAGGGCGTGATCGCGCTTGCTCCGGGCGAGCCGCTGGAGGGCGAGCGCCGCATCGCCGCGTTGCATGACTTCGGCGACCTCGTCGAGAGCCTCGACGGCGCCTATGGCACGAGCGCCGACGTGGGGAGCTCGGCCGAGGACATGGTTCACGTCCGCGAGCGCACGCGCCACGCCTACTCGCTTCCGGCACGTCACGGCGGCGGTGGCGAGCCGAGCGCGCCGACGGCCGCGGGACTCGAACGCGCGCTCGACGCGACGTGTCGCGCGCGCTTCGCATCAGACGACGTCGGCGGCCGCACGGTCGCGGTTCTCGGGCTCGGACAGGTGGGCGGTCGCATCGCGCGTCGTCTCGCCGCGCGCGGAGCGGCGCTGACGGTCTCCGACGTCGATCCCGCCAAGCAGGCGCTCGCCGCCGAGCTGGGTGCGACGTGGGTCGATCCGGACACGGCGCTGACCGCGGACGTGGACGTGCTCGTGCCGTGCGCGCTCGGCGGCGTCCTGAACGAGGACAGCGTTCCGCGGCTGCGCTGCCGCGCGATCGTCGGGGCCGCGAACAACCAGCTCGCGCACGACGGCGTCGCCGACCTGGTGCACGCGCGCGGAATCCTCTGGGCGCCCGACTTCGTCGCCAACGCCGGCGGCGTCATCTACGCCGTCACGGTCGACGTCGACGGCGGCAGCTGGCACGACCCCGGGGCGCACCTCGACGTGATCGGCGAGAACCTCGACGCGATCTTCACGCGCGCGGCGGCCGAAGGCACGACGCCGCTGCACGAGGCGATGGCGCTGGCCGAAGCGCGGATCGCGGGCCACGGAGCGGGCGCTGGACGATGA